The Chloracidobacterium sp. genome includes a window with the following:
- the rpsS gene encoding 30S ribosomal protein S19, whose translation MPRSVKKGPFVDNSIRDIVSRLNEANERRVIKTWSRRSTIIPDMVGHTFAVHNGRKFIPVFVSENMVGHKLGEFAPTRTFKGHAGDKNEKSAKRR comes from the coding sequence ATGCCTCGCTCGGTGAAAAAGGGTCCGTTTGTGGATAATTCCATACGTGATATTGTGTCTCGTCTTAATGAAGCAAATGAACGGCGGGTTATTAAGACTTGGTCAAGGCGTTCGACTATTATACCAGATATGGTTGGTCATACATTTGCTGTTCATAACGGCAGGAAATTCATCCCGGTCTTTGTGTCGGAAAACATGGTAGGACATAAACTTGGTGAGTTTGCTCCAACAAGGACATTTAAAGGACACGCCGGTGACAAGAATGAAAAGTCAGCAAAGCGGAGATAA
- the rpsQ gene encoding 30S ribosomal protein S17, which yields MSKLEKVGLVVSNKMRKTVTVRIERLVMHPVYKKFIRRHSKFLAHDELSCKVGDKVRIVESRPLSARKRWVVKEIIQRNAMGK from the coding sequence ATGAGTAAACTCGAAAAAGTTGGTCTTGTTGTGAGCAACAAGATGAGGAAGACGGTAACAGTGAGAATTGAGAGACTTGTTATGCATCCAGTATATAAGAAGTTTATTCGCCGTCATTCAAAATTTCTTGCCCACGATGAACTATCATGTAAAGTTGGTGATAAAGTTAGAATTGTTGAATCTCGCCCACTCTCGGCAAGAAAGCGATGGGTAGTTAAAGAAATCATTCAGAGGAATGCTATGGGGAAGTAA
- the rplB gene encoding 50S ribosomal protein L2, which yields MPIKSVKPTSSARRFQTFIIDPDLSKERPVKSLTEKKKKISGRNNDGRITTRHRGGGHKRLYRIIDFKRNKLGIPGRVARIEYDPNRSARIALINYVDGEKRYILAPLGLKVGQTVISGPDSDIVPGNALPIQKIPLGTELHNIELRPGKGGQLARAAGAKAQLVAKDDKMAQLRLPSGEVRKVPVACYATVGQVGNIDHENVSLGKAGRARWRGLRPEVRGVAMNPVDHPLGGGEGKTSGGRHPVTPWGQPTRGYKTRRNKRTEKYIVRRRK from the coding sequence ATGCCGATCAAGAGTGTAAAACCAACCTCGTCCGCGCGACGTTTCCAAACTTTTATTATTGACCCCGACCTTTCTAAGGAGAGGCCAGTAAAGTCTCTTACTGAGAAGAAGAAGAAAATCTCTGGGAGAAATAATGACGGCAGGATTACCACCCGCCATCGAGGTGGTGGGCATAAACGACTCTACAGAATCATAGATTTCAAGCGGAACAAGTTAGGCATACCTGGTAGAGTAGCCCGAATTGAGTATGATCCAAACCGCTCAGCAAGAATTGCATTGATAAACTATGTAGACGGTGAAAAACGTTATATACTAGCTCCTCTTGGATTAAAAGTCGGTCAGACAGTTATCTCAGGCCCAGATTCGGACATAGTTCCCGGTAATGCCCTCCCGATACAGAAGATACCCTTGGGGACTGAGTTACACAACATAGAACTTCGTCCGGGAAAAGGAGGACAGTTAGCGCGGGCGGCAGGAGCCAAGGCTCAACTCGTGGCAAAAGATGACAAAATGGCCCAGCTGCGACTTCCGTCTGGTGAGGTGAGAAAAGTTCCAGTTGCCTGCTATGCAACAGTTGGCCAAGTTGGAAATATAGACCATGAGAATGTTTCCCTTGGAAAGGCTGGAAGAGCACGCTGGAGGGGTTTGCGTCCGGAGGTTCGTGGAGTTGCGATGAATCCTGTTGACCACCCCCTTGGGGGTGGGGAGGGTAAAACCTCAGGTGGGAGGCATCCTGTGACGCCCTGGGGGCAACCGACTCGTGGTTACAAAACAAGGCGTAACAAACGAACGGAAAAGTACATAGTTCGTCGTCGCAAGTAG
- the rplD gene encoding 50S ribosomal protein L4 — MSLVTVRNLDNEPISELKIEGVLSETPLNITLIGEAVHEYRARGRAGTVATKTRGEVSGSGRKLWRQKGTGRARVSSIRSPLWKGGGNVHGPQPRDWSYTLPKKKRWKAIASAIAERLREGGVTVVDSISLPTHKTKFLYSKLSALGLSNHKVLIIDSTLNKNLMLASRNLAGVKTVNPLGVNIYDLLLHEKILISQPALEALTSNIQRILHGKGR, encoded by the coding sequence ATGTCGCTAGTAACAGTACGTAACTTAGATAATGAACCAATTTCTGAGCTAAAGATAGAAGGAGTTTTATCAGAAACTCCATTGAATATCACTCTGATAGGAGAGGCTGTCCATGAGTATCGTGCAAGAGGCCGGGCTGGAACTGTAGCCACTAAAACACGCGGTGAGGTCTCTGGTTCAGGTAGGAAGTTGTGGAGGCAGAAAGGGACAGGGAGAGCGCGTGTTTCAAGTATTCGTTCACCCTTATGGAAGGGCGGTGGAAATGTACATGGACCACAGCCGAGGGATTGGTCGTATACTCTTCCAAAAAAGAAGAGGTGGAAGGCAATAGCTTCAGCTATTGCGGAGCGTTTGAGAGAAGGTGGTGTAACAGTCGTTGATAGTATCTCACTTCCTACTCACAAGACAAAATTTCTCTATTCCAAACTTAGTGCATTAGGGTTGTCAAACCATAAGGTGTTGATTATTGATTCTACCTTGAATAAAAACCTTATGCTTGCCTCAAGAAATCTTGCTGGAGTGAAAACCGTAAATCCTCTTGGCGTCAACATCTATGATCTACTCCTTCATGAGAAGATACTGATTAGTCAGCCTGCGCTTGAGGCTTTGACCTCGAATATTCAGAGGATACTTCATGGAAAGGGACGGTGA
- the rplP gene encoding 50S ribosomal protein L16: MAEYKSPRKTKYRKQQRGRLTGIATSGSSISFGQYGLKAVEPAWVTSRQIEAARIAISRSLKRGGKIWIRIFPDKPVTKKPAETRMGKGKGAPEGWVAVVKPGRILFEIEGVSEALARKAMNLAAQKLPMKVKFVYRELENGAIL, from the coding sequence ATGGCAGAGTATAAGTCTCCTAGGAAAACAAAATATAGAAAGCAGCAACGTGGTCGGCTGACTGGTATAGCAACTTCAGGGTCGAGTATTAGCTTTGGTCAGTACGGATTAAAGGCTGTTGAGCCTGCTTGGGTAACAAGTCGTCAGATAGAAGCTGCAAGAATAGCTATATCTAGGTCATTGAAAAGAGGTGGTAAGATTTGGATAAGGATATTCCCAGATAAGCCTGTCACAAAAAAGCCTGCTGAGACAAGAATGGGGAAAGGTAAAGGGGCCCCTGAAGGTTGGGTGGCTGTTGTAAAGCCAGGAAGAATACTCTTCGAGATAGAAGGGGTTAGTGAGGCACTCGCTAGGAAGGCAATGAATCTAGCTGCGCAAAAGTTGCCGATGAAGGTAAAGTTTGTCTATAGAGAATTGGAAAACGGAGCTATACTGTAA
- the rplN gene encoding 50S ribosomal protein L14, translating into MIQMRTILEVADNSGAKKISCILPLGGSVGRTASIGDIITASVKEAAPDGSIKKGQVVKAVIVRTRKEVRRKDGSYVRFDQNAAVLVKRGSEGWDPVGTRVSGPVARELRDKKFMKIISLAPEVI; encoded by the coding sequence ATGATACAAATGCGTACCATATTAGAAGTCGCTGACAACTCTGGTGCAAAGAAGATATCATGCATACTGCCGCTTGGTGGTTCGGTAGGGAGGACAGCTTCGATTGGCGATATTATCACTGCAAGCGTCAAGGAAGCCGCCCCCGACGGTTCTATCAAGAAGGGTCAAGTAGTCAAGGCCGTAATTGTAAGAACTCGTAAAGAGGTAAGAAGGAAGGATGGAAGTTATGTTCGATTTGACCAAAATGCCGCGGTTTTGGTTAAGCGCGGTAGCGAAGGATGGGATCCAGTTGGGACAAGGGTTTCTGGGCCCGTTGCCAGAGAGCTAAGAGATAAGAAATTTATGAAGATAATATCCCTTGCCCCGGAGGTGATATGA
- the rplC gene encoding 50S ribosomal protein L3 produces MAEGILGIKVGMTQVFDDKGAVVPVTVIKAGPCVVTQHKTQAKDGYNAIQVGLVESRPPKKVSKPLRGHFEKTAKGTPPTRLLREFRVENVEKYPIGSLILASIFKPDDLVTITGKSKGRGFAGFVKRHGFGGGRATHGSMFHRAPGSIGASSFPSRVFKGSRMAGHMGNVNCTVKNLKIVRVDEKLGILLVRGAVPGANGNYLIIKKVHS; encoded by the coding sequence ATGGCTGAAGGAATTTTAGGCATAAAAGTCGGCATGACCCAAGTTTTTGATGACAAGGGTGCTGTTGTTCCAGTAACCGTAATCAAGGCCGGTCCTTGTGTCGTAACGCAGCATAAAACTCAGGCAAAGGATGGCTACAACGCCATCCAAGTTGGGTTAGTTGAGTCTCGGCCGCCGAAGAAGGTGAGTAAACCGCTTCGGGGGCATTTCGAGAAGACAGCAAAGGGGACGCCCCCAACACGGTTACTTAGGGAGTTTAGAGTTGAGAATGTTGAAAAGTATCCAATTGGTTCCTTAATCCTAGCAAGCATATTCAAGCCGGATGATCTGGTGACGATTACTGGTAAATCAAAAGGACGCGGCTTTGCTGGCTTCGTTAAGCGTCACGGCTTTGGCGGTGGACGTGCTACGCATGGTTCAATGTTTCACCGTGCTCCAGGCTCAATCGGGGCTTCCTCTTTTCCTTCGAGGGTCTTCAAGGGCAGCCGCATGGCTGGTCACATGGGCAATGTCAATTGTACGGTTAAGAACTTGAAGATTGTCAGGGTTGATGAGAAGTTGGGTATTTTGTTGGTTCGTGGTGCTGTTCCTGGAGCAAATGGAAATTACTTGATTATTAAAAAGGTTCATTCATAG
- the rpmC gene encoding 50S ribosomal protein L29 encodes MTIEEIRSKSLSELVALGKEMRLEVAKLTLKKNSGVIEAGNKISSIKKTIARIETVIAEKKREATKK; translated from the coding sequence ATGACAATTGAAGAAATTCGGTCTAAGTCACTCAGTGAACTCGTCGCTCTAGGAAAAGAAATGAGACTGGAAGTTGCAAAGCTTACTCTGAAGAAGAATTCAGGAGTTATTGAAGCAGGTAATAAAATATCTTCGATAAAGAAAACTATCGCAAGAATAGAAACAGTAATAGCGGAAAAGAAAAGAGAGGCTACGAAGAAATGA
- the rplW gene encoding 50S ribosomal protein L23, with translation MDILSVIKSPVVSEKALVLKEQSASPSQVLTFRVHKKSTKLDIKRAVEFFFNVKVQSVNTANFRGKKVRRGRYQGKKSDWKKAYVTLAPGHVVGDYLESL, from the coding sequence ATGGATATCCTCAGTGTTATAAAGTCACCTGTGGTTAGCGAAAAGGCCCTAGTATTGAAAGAGCAAAGTGCTAGTCCGAGTCAAGTATTAACTTTTCGCGTTCACAAGAAGTCTACAAAACTTGATATCAAGAGAGCAGTTGAGTTCTTCTTTAATGTAAAGGTACAGTCGGTCAATACGGCAAATTTCAGAGGAAAAAAAGTTCGTAGGGGTCGTTACCAAGGTAAAAAGAGTGACTGGAAAAAAGCATATGTTACCCTTGCACCTGGTCATGTAGTTGGAGATTACTTAGAATCTCTCTAA
- the rpsC gene encoding 30S ribosomal protein S3: MGQKVHPYGFRLGIVKNWRSTWYSDKDTDFAKLVTEDFQLRKELKQRFSGAGVAAIDIERAVNKLKVIIHTSRPGVIIGRKGTEIDKLKSEIQQKTGRDVIINIQEIQKPELNAQLQAEQIASQIEKRVAFRRAMRKVTESARRFGAQGVKVIVSGRLNGAEIARSEQYLEGRMPLHTLRADIDYGFAEAYTTYGVVGVKVWIYKGDIFSMKRNQNNQVDFWRKG, translated from the coding sequence ATGGGCCAGAAAGTACATCCATATGGATTTCGGCTTGGAATCGTCAAAAATTGGCGATCAACCTGGTACTCGGACAAAGACACAGATTTTGCCAAGCTCGTTACAGAGGATTTTCAATTACGCAAAGAGCTAAAACAACGATTCTCAGGAGCAGGTGTAGCAGCGATTGATATAGAACGTGCTGTGAACAAATTAAAGGTAATAATTCACACTTCTCGTCCTGGGGTTATTATTGGTAGGAAAGGGACAGAAATAGATAAGTTGAAGTCTGAAATTCAACAAAAGACAGGGCGAGATGTAATTATAAACATTCAGGAGATACAGAAGCCGGAGTTGAATGCTCAGCTTCAAGCTGAGCAGATTGCTTCACAGATAGAGAAAAGAGTTGCATTTAGACGCGCAATGAGGAAAGTTACAGAAAGTGCTAGGCGCTTTGGTGCACAGGGTGTAAAAGTGATCGTCTCAGGACGACTGAATGGAGCAGAGATAGCAAGGAGTGAACAATACTTAGAGGGTAGAATGCCATTGCACACGCTTAGGGCTGATATAGACTATGGTTTTGCTGAAGCGTATACTACTTATGGCGTGGTAGGCGTCAAAGTTTGGATATACAAGGGAGATATATTCTCAATGAAACGAAATCAAAATAATCAAGTAGACTTTTGGAGAAAAGGTTAA
- the rplE gene encoding 50S ribosomal protein L5 → MLDNLQKEKVINRMREIFGYKNVMSVPKLEKIVINMGVGKDYVASKNLKVLETSLSELALITGQRPVVTRAKLSIASFKLRKNDPVGVKVTLRGRRMYEFFERLVKIALPRVRDFKGVSPKSFDGRGNYTLGVREQIMFPEVDITKVEKVRGMNITFVTTAKTDEEARELLRCLGMPFRK, encoded by the coding sequence ATGTTGGACAACTTGCAAAAAGAAAAGGTTATCAATAGAATGAGAGAAATTTTTGGCTATAAAAATGTTATGTCAGTTCCTAAACTTGAAAAAATAGTTATCAATATGGGAGTAGGCAAGGATTATGTAGCCTCAAAAAATCTTAAAGTATTAGAGACAAGCCTGTCCGAATTAGCACTTATAACAGGTCAGAGGCCAGTTGTGACACGTGCTAAGTTGTCGATAGCCTCATTCAAGCTACGTAAGAACGATCCAGTTGGAGTCAAGGTTACATTGCGAGGGAGGAGGATGTATGAATTTTTTGAGCGCTTAGTAAAGATAGCTCTGCCAAGGGTGAGGGACTTCAAGGGAGTTTCTCCTAAATCTTTTGATGGGAGAGGTAACTATACCCTTGGCGTTAGAGAGCAGATCATGTTTCCAGAAGTAGATATCACTAAAGTTGAGAAGGTAAGAGGAATGAACATTACCTTTGTAACAACTGCTAAAACCGACGAAGAGGCAAGAGAGTTACTCAGATGTCTTGGTATGCCTTTTAGAAAGTAA